One stretch of Nicotiana tabacum cultivar K326 chromosome 18, ASM71507v2, whole genome shotgun sequence DNA includes these proteins:
- the LOC142172679 gene encoding uncharacterized protein LOC142172679, whose translation MTKFFKKWHIKRILSTPYHPADNGQAECSNKTILNILKKKLEDAKGLWPELLPKVLWAYRTTPKTSTGETPCSLVYDTDVVIPVEVGEPRLRYSNESGPSNDENRLQDLNEVEEQRDMAHIRMVAQKQQGERYYNKKAKVRPLRVGDYVLKAKTQVAKDPNEGKLGTNWDGPYKITATASKRAFQLETMERKLLQNNWNVARLKYFHF comes from the coding sequence ATGACTAAGTTCTtcaaaaaatggcacatcaagcggatactctccacgccatatcaccCCGCCGACAACGGTCAAGCGGAATGCTCCAATAAAACAATATTGAACATATTAAAGAAAAAGCTCGAGGACGCCAAAGGGCTATGGCCGGAACTGCTACCAAAGGTGTTATGGGCCTACCGCACAACGCCGAAAACCAGCACGGGTGAGACGCCGTGTTCACTGGTCTACGACACTGACGTAGTCATACCTGTTGAGGTAGGGGAACCTAGGCTGAGATACTCTAATGAGAGTGGACCAAGCAACGACGAAAACAGATTACAAGACCTGAATGAGGTCGAAGAACAAAGGGATATGGCACACATAAGGATGGTGGCCCAAAAACAACAAGGAGAAAGGTACTATAATAAGAAGGCCAAAGTACGACCACTTAgagtcggggactacgtgctaAAAGCCAAAACACAAGTGGCGAAagacccgaatgaagggaaattgggaacaaactgggacggGCCATATAAAATCACAGCAACAGCAAGCAAAAGAGCGTTCCAATTAGAAACAATGGAAAGAAAGCTACTGCAAAATAACTGGAATGTCGCCCGCCTCAAGTACTTCCACTTCTGA